The sequence CTGTTTTAAGTCGTGTGACCTACCTCAACATTAATCCCTGGTGTTTGaacattcaattttttttccctgataGAGTTTGAACTGTCAACTTTGAACCATGAACTATTTACTTTCTTTCTGAATCTGTTAAACCAGGCATGGCTAATTGCTTCTGTAGGACACTGTAATAAGACTTCTGATAAGTGTTCTTGTGTGATCTTTCAGTGGATGCCTCTCATGGAATTTCTGGAACAACCAGTCATCCGAGAAGACAACATGTTCAAGAAAATCATTGACATCTGCATTGCACGACTGGGGAAGTGTTATTGTGGATTATCTGCTCATCAAGTGGTCTCAAAATTTGATGGGAAGTCATCCTCCTTGTATTACAATGTTGTTGAGGGTGCAGATTTCAACTGTCCAGGGGTTTGAAGCGATGAAGCCACTCTCTAGTCCATTAGGCCTACATAAtatctaatttttctttttcatttatatTTAGTTGTAAGTTGGCAATGAACCTATAACCTACACATTGAGAAGATGAGACCTAGCTCCAAGTATGTGGGTCTCAATGCACAGAATAGTACACTTTATTCGGGTGTTACAGATGATGTAAAACATGTATGTCTGACTTAAAAATGTACATACACTAGTTCTCTAAATGCATCTACTGCATGGGAGTGGAAAGGAAAAACGAAAATGATGTTTATATTTTGGATCACAAACTAGGAATCAATCTTCCCTTAATCTGCAGTGctaccttttttaaaaaaattgtagtGAAGCAGTAGAAAGGAACTTTATTAAACATAAAGCAACACACACCAAACTAAGACCTACAGTATTTTAGAGAGAGGAATCCATAGTGTTGGTTCCTTCTCCCATTTAAAAAACCATGCTTGACTTATTCCATACTACCATGAAGTGCACCTCCAGATTATTCTTCCTGTTTACGTACCTAACAGTATGACACTCGAATTTTTCACCCAATATATTGATATAAAGTAAGTTAGAAATAGTCCAGGGCCAATTTTGAAAGCCTTAGTCCTGCATATAATTAATCACTGATTAAGAGTCTGTCCTTCTAGGTTCATCCTC is a genomic window of Telopea speciosissima isolate NSW1024214 ecotype Mountain lineage unplaced genomic scaffold, Tspe_v1 Tspe_v1.0914, whole genome shotgun sequence containing:
- the LOC122648378 gene encoding nudix hydrolase 8-like translates to MLRPLSTEIKVDDLEIQAAKWMPLMEFLEQPVIREDNMFKKIIDICIARLGKCYCGLSAHQVVSKFDGKSSSLYYNVVEGADFNCPGV